A window of Tautonia plasticadhaerens contains these coding sequences:
- a CDS encoding HpcH/HpaI aldolase family protein yields MPRIKERLAQGKFVKLFGVGQLFHPKLVEVVGEHGGYDGLWLDQEHSGLSLKEIELAVLAARGYGLDHFVRLPATDYASIMRVLEIGAGGVMVSMVKSAEEAEQAVRWAKFWPRGERGMNGGNRDGRFGLTPMAEYAEKANAETFVGIQIETAGAIAEVAEIAAVPDVDLLFVGPADLSQVLGVPGQFEHPKCVEAIGRIAEACKRAGKPWGVVPRGTAYADRMAKLGCTMFVCGLDIHALHEGIRAFKGRYETLFDAD; encoded by the coding sequence ATGCCTCGGATCAAGGAACGCCTGGCGCAAGGCAAGTTCGTGAAGCTGTTCGGGGTCGGCCAGCTGTTCCACCCCAAGCTCGTCGAGGTCGTCGGCGAGCACGGCGGGTACGACGGCCTCTGGCTGGACCAGGAGCACTCGGGCCTCTCGCTCAAGGAGATCGAGCTGGCCGTCCTCGCCGCCCGGGGGTACGGGCTGGACCACTTCGTCCGATTGCCGGCGACCGACTACGCCTCGATCATGCGGGTCCTGGAGATCGGCGCCGGGGGGGTGATGGTCAGCATGGTCAAGTCCGCCGAGGAGGCCGAGCAGGCCGTCCGATGGGCGAAGTTCTGGCCCCGGGGCGAGCGCGGCATGAACGGGGGCAACCGGGACGGCCGGTTCGGCCTGACTCCCATGGCCGAGTATGCCGAGAAGGCCAACGCCGAGACCTTCGTCGGCATCCAGATCGAGACGGCCGGCGCCATCGCCGAGGTCGCCGAGATCGCCGCCGTGCCCGACGTCGACCTGCTGTTCGTCGGCCCGGCCGACCTGAGCCAGGTGCTCGGCGTCCCCGGCCAGTTCGAGCACCCGAAGTGCGTCGAGGCGATCGGGCGGATCGCCGAGGCCTGCAAGCGCGCCGGGAAGCCCTGGGGCGTCGTCCCCCGGGGCACGGCCTACGCCGACCGCATGGCGAAGCTCGGCTGCACCATGTTCGTCTGCGGCCTGGACATCCACGCCCTCCACGAGGGGATCCGCGCCTTCAAGGGCCGATACGAGACGCTCTTCGACGCCGACTGA
- a CDS encoding Uma2 family endonuclease — MSTRLGSHTSPGIDYPDRDGQPRSDNTLQFQWIVTIKEGLEALFRDRPDVFVAGDLLWYPVEGDNKTRTAPDTLVAFGRPKGYRGSYRRWEEGGIAPQVVFEVLSPGNRFGELLRKFKFYERFGVEEYYIYDPDRNDLVAYRREGEVLVEIAEPNGLVSPRLGVRFELTEDSFEILGPDGRRFQTYVELARERDELQTRADRLADRLRALGINPDES; from the coding sequence ATGTCGACCCGCCTCGGCTCCCATACCTCCCCGGGCATCGACTACCCCGACCGCGACGGCCAGCCGAGGTCGGACAACACCTTGCAATTCCAGTGGATCGTCACCATCAAGGAGGGGCTCGAAGCCCTCTTCCGGGACCGGCCCGACGTCTTCGTCGCCGGGGACCTGCTCTGGTACCCCGTCGAGGGGGATAACAAGACGAGGACCGCCCCCGATACGCTGGTCGCCTTCGGCAGGCCGAAGGGGTATCGCGGCTCCTATCGCCGGTGGGAGGAGGGCGGCATCGCCCCCCAGGTGGTCTTCGAGGTCCTCTCCCCCGGGAACCGCTTCGGGGAGCTGCTCCGCAAGTTCAAGTTCTACGAGCGGTTCGGGGTGGAAGAGTATTACATCTACGATCCCGACCGGAACGACCTGGTCGCCTACCGCCGGGAGGGGGAGGTCCTCGTCGAGATCGCCGAGCCGAACGGCCTGGTCAGCCCCCGACTCGGCGTCCGGTTCGAGCTGACCGAGGACTCGTTCGAGATCCTCGGCCCCGACGGGAGGCGGTTCCAGACCTACGTCGAACTCGCCCGGGAGCGGGACGAGCTGCAAACCCGGGCCGACCGGCTCGCCGACCGGCTCCGGGCGCTGGGGATCAACCCGGACGAGTCCTGA
- a CDS encoding RNA polymerase sigma factor, protein MEPEQLARLIERHADALVLFARQWCDAPEDVVQEAFVALTGQGTTPENPAAWLFRAVRNGAINAGTASRRRRRHEEIAASSAPSWFDRPDDPTGVAGSVAHAIDPDDAGRELRSLPVDQREVIVAHLWGGLTFGQIAELTGRSSSAAHRLYQSGLETLRTRLGAPCRSRTHRSGPTGT, encoded by the coding sequence ATGGAACCGGAACAGCTCGCCCGGCTGATCGAGCGCCACGCCGACGCGCTGGTGCTCTTCGCCCGGCAGTGGTGCGACGCCCCCGAGGACGTGGTCCAGGAGGCCTTCGTCGCGCTCACGGGCCAGGGAACCACTCCCGAGAACCCGGCGGCCTGGCTGTTCCGGGCCGTCCGCAACGGGGCGATCAACGCCGGGACGGCCTCCCGACGGCGGAGACGCCACGAGGAGATCGCCGCCTCCTCGGCCCCCTCCTGGTTCGACCGGCCCGACGACCCGACCGGCGTCGCCGGATCGGTCGCGCACGCCATCGACCCGGACGACGCCGGGAGAGAACTCCGATCGCTGCCGGTCGACCAGCGGGAGGTGATCGTCGCCCACCTCTGGGGCGGCCTGACGTTCGGGCAGATCGCCGAGCTGACCGGCCGGTCGTCGAGCGCGGCCCATCGCCTCTATCAGTCCGGCCTGGAAACCCTGAGAACCCGCCTGGGGGCACCATGTCGCAGCCGAACCCATCGGAGCGGCCCGACCGGGACCTGA
- a CDS encoding DUF1559 domain-containing protein, giving the protein MTSLLLAVLTTAPIPPAPGQEAPDAPRASAVAPFVGEETFAVLHVDLSSLDIDGLARRLLAGFMTPREVDEATGGLSSWVESLREAGARSFFLVVDPADLPGLPIAVVPMTEGADAEAIGRILCGGGEGADAAFPVSWPTCATFRGAVFAGTDAALGRLRGREPVARPGFDAAFAAPGDAPVRLLIAPSDDQRRVVEEMLPALPGPLEGTPVSALSRGMRWAALSLEDQPRPTLRLAIQAADEPAARQLEDLARDGLGWVKAETGGDASMAEFARDLDRIEIRVEGNRLELVADLEQAAALVGAPLRRAREAAKRAQCVNNIKQLGLAMHNYHERHKSFPPAYSTDAEGRPLLSWRVHLLAFLEEQTLFDEFHLDEPWDSPHNAALISRMPDVFRCPSANLAEDGLTTYLVPRGESTIFPGAERVTLKEITDGTSNTVFVIDAGPDLAVPWTRPADWEAGEGDEPDLGGLFGNHPGGTNAGFADGSVRFLREEIDPGTWRKLLTIAGGEAFGPDDY; this is encoded by the coding sequence ATGACCTCGCTCCTGCTCGCGGTCCTGACCACCGCCCCGATCCCCCCCGCCCCGGGGCAGGAGGCCCCCGACGCCCCCCGGGCCTCGGCCGTCGCCCCGTTCGTCGGCGAGGAGACCTTCGCCGTGCTGCACGTCGACCTGTCGAGCCTCGACATCGACGGACTCGCCCGTCGGCTGCTCGCCGGGTTCATGACCCCCCGGGAGGTCGACGAGGCGACCGGGGGGCTGTCTTCCTGGGTCGAGTCGCTCCGGGAGGCCGGGGCCCGGTCGTTCTTCCTGGTGGTCGACCCGGCCGACCTGCCCGGCCTGCCAATCGCCGTCGTCCCGATGACCGAGGGGGCCGACGCCGAGGCGATCGGCCGGATCCTCTGCGGGGGCGGTGAGGGGGCCGACGCCGCCTTCCCCGTCTCCTGGCCGACCTGCGCCACCTTCCGGGGGGCCGTCTTCGCCGGCACCGACGCCGCCCTGGGACGCCTGCGAGGCCGGGAGCCCGTCGCCCGCCCCGGCTTCGACGCCGCCTTCGCCGCCCCGGGGGATGCGCCCGTCCGCCTGCTGATCGCGCCGAGCGACGACCAGCGCCGGGTCGTCGAGGAGATGCTGCCCGCCCTCCCCGGGCCGCTCGAAGGGACGCCGGTCTCCGCCCTCTCCCGGGGGATGCGATGGGCGGCCCTCTCCCTGGAGGACCAGCCCCGGCCGACCCTCCGCCTCGCCATCCAGGCCGCCGACGAGCCCGCCGCCCGACAGCTCGAAGACCTCGCCCGGGACGGCCTGGGATGGGTCAAGGCCGAGACCGGGGGAGACGCCTCGATGGCCGAGTTCGCCCGGGACCTGGACCGGATCGAAATCCGGGTCGAGGGCAACCGCCTCGAACTGGTCGCCGACCTGGAGCAGGCCGCCGCCCTCGTCGGCGCCCCGCTGCGACGGGCCAGGGAGGCCGCGAAGCGGGCCCAGTGCGTCAACAACATCAAGCAACTCGGCCTGGCGATGCACAACTACCACGAACGACACAAGTCCTTCCCCCCGGCCTACAGCACCGACGCCGAGGGCCGTCCCCTGTTGAGCTGGCGCGTGCACCTGCTTGCCTTCCTGGAAGAGCAGACGCTTTTCGACGAGTTCCACCTCGACGAGCCCTGGGACAGCCCCCACAACGCGGCGCTGATCTCCCGGATGCCGGACGTCTTCCGCTGCCCCTCCGCCAATCTCGCCGAGGACGGACTGACCACCTACCTCGTCCCCCGGGGCGAGTCCACCATCTTCCCCGGCGCCGAGAGAGTTACGCTCAAGGAGATCACCGACGGAACCTCGAACACCGTGTTCGTGATCGACGCCGGCCCGGACCTCGCCGTCCCCTGGACCCGGCCGGCGGACTGGGAGGCGGGCGAGGGCGACGAACCCGACCTCGGGGGCCTCTTCGGCAACCACCCGGGAGGGACGAACGCGGGGTTCGCCGATGGCTCGGTGCGATTCCTCCGGGAGGAGATCGACCCGGGAACCTGGCGGAAGCTCCTGACGATCGCCGGGGGAGAGGCATTCGGGCCGGACGACTACTGA
- a CDS encoding C-terminal binding protein, with amino-acid sequence MAEPFHVIVTDFLTEADVERPILGDIARIHLAGAVSEDDLAGPLPTADALIVYHDVPMLTEASLSRLKHCKGIVRAGVGYNNIDVDEAQRRGIPVCNVPDYGAEEVADHAIMMLLAVIRRLLPSHEAIRKGGWDVPVVYGVPRLRGRTLGLVGCGRIGSATALRAKAFGLDVVFYDPHVAPGFEKALGVRRASTPEALFEQSDYVSVHCYLDEASHHLVNADRLARMRSGGVLINTARGPIVDQEALIEALDSGHLAGAGLDVVEREPLDDDRLRSHPRVVLTPHVAFYSVEGFLEMRRKSAEEVRRLLLGQPPRCPVNEAARRLCPA; translated from the coding sequence ATGGCCGAACCCTTCCATGTCATCGTGACCGACTTCCTCACCGAGGCCGACGTCGAGCGGCCGATCCTCGGCGACATCGCCCGGATCCACCTGGCCGGGGCCGTCTCCGAGGACGACCTGGCCGGGCCGCTGCCGACGGCCGACGCCCTGATCGTCTACCACGACGTGCCGATGCTCACCGAGGCGTCCCTCTCCCGACTCAAGCACTGCAAGGGGATCGTCCGGGCCGGGGTCGGCTACAACAACATCGACGTGGACGAGGCCCAGCGGCGGGGCATCCCCGTCTGCAACGTCCCCGACTACGGCGCCGAGGAGGTGGCCGACCACGCCATCATGATGCTCCTGGCCGTCATCCGGCGGCTCCTGCCCTCGCACGAGGCGATCCGCAAGGGCGGCTGGGACGTGCCGGTCGTCTACGGCGTCCCCCGCCTGCGGGGCCGGACGCTCGGCCTGGTGGGCTGCGGGCGGATCGGCTCGGCGACGGCGCTGCGGGCGAAAGCGTTCGGGCTGGACGTGGTGTTCTACGACCCCCACGTCGCCCCCGGCTTCGAGAAGGCGCTGGGGGTCCGAAGGGCCTCGACCCCCGAGGCCCTGTTCGAGCAGAGCGACTACGTCAGCGTCCACTGCTACCTGGACGAGGCCTCCCACCACCTCGTCAACGCCGATCGGCTGGCCCGGATGCGATCCGGAGGGGTCCTGATCAACACGGCCCGGGGGCCGATCGTCGACCAGGAGGCGCTGATCGAGGCCCTCGACTCCGGACACCTCGCCGGGGCCGGGCTCGACGTGGTCGAGCGCGAGCCCCTGGACGACGACCGCCTCCGCTCCCATCCCCGGGTGGTGCTCACACCGCACGTCGCCTTCTATAGCGTTGAGGGGTTTTTGGAGATGCGCCGGAAGTCGGCCGAGGAGGTCCGCCGACTGCTGCTCGGCCAGCCGCCGAGGTGCCCGGTCAACGAGGCGGCCCGGCGGCTCTGCCCGGCCTGA